Proteins encoded within one genomic window of Brachybacterium avium:
- a CDS encoding PQQ-binding-like beta-propeller repeat protein has protein sequence MRRRSVLAALPLGLLGLSACGPDGGGEPAGPAPAAPVEHPEPVQVGELAEVVEYTEVRLPLEMTPMVVVDPGWTAVPLQLDGIFLGYREEEEQLRFLAVDQDGTVLWRADRPLSCTGYVLTRGPKKTPIAVLADLAAAEQEGAWAMTLTAYDLRTAEPLWGPVEAPGPQAAPGLVYAAPTDQAMGEGGPRTALSGVTGEVLLAEVDLADGRILGEHLGALVRTEGSELLASGAAGEELWRSPLPAGVEPARARLRGTVDPTTSFAVIGDQDSPGAVIDLADGRVIAEGADAVARDHVLEITVVVSGTTVRGLEDDGTEKWTHEDPEPLQLLCAGERLAYAVRPEEGTLVVLDTNHGLMVQPYDVDLTGPLAVPQVFSADTAAAVRIEEQFFLVTTEFDEDFGLRE, from the coding sequence ATGAGGCGCCGCAGCGTCCTGGCCGCCCTGCCGCTGGGTCTGCTCGGCCTCAGCGCCTGCGGTCCGGACGGCGGCGGCGAGCCCGCCGGTCCGGCGCCGGCGGCCCCGGTCGAGCACCCCGAGCCCGTGCAGGTCGGCGAGCTCGCCGAGGTGGTGGAGTACACCGAGGTGCGGCTGCCGCTGGAGATGACCCCGATGGTCGTCGTCGACCCCGGCTGGACCGCCGTCCCCCTCCAGCTCGACGGCATCTTCCTCGGCTATCGCGAGGAGGAGGAGCAGCTGCGGTTCCTCGCCGTCGACCAGGACGGCACCGTGCTGTGGCGGGCGGACCGCCCCCTGAGCTGCACCGGGTACGTGCTGACCCGCGGGCCGAAGAAGACGCCGATCGCGGTGCTCGCCGATCTGGCCGCCGCCGAGCAGGAGGGGGCCTGGGCGATGACCCTGACGGCCTATGACCTGCGGACCGCCGAGCCCCTCTGGGGCCCGGTCGAGGCGCCCGGCCCCCAGGCCGCCCCCGGCCTGGTCTATGCGGCACCGACCGATCAGGCGATGGGGGAGGGCGGCCCGCGCACGGCGCTGTCCGGCGTCACCGGGGAAGTCCTGCTGGCCGAGGTGGATCTCGCCGACGGCCGCATCCTCGGCGAGCATCTGGGCGCGCTGGTGCGCACCGAGGGCTCCGAGCTGCTGGCCAGCGGCGCCGCCGGCGAGGAGCTCTGGCGCAGCCCGTTGCCCGCCGGGGTCGAACCGGCCCGGGCACGGTTGCGCGGCACCGTCGATCCGACCACCTCCTTCGCCGTGATCGGCGACCAGGACTCGCCCGGTGCGGTGATCGACCTCGCCGACGGCCGGGTGATCGCCGAAGGCGCGGATGCCGTGGCCCGGGATCACGTCCTCGAGATCACCGTGGTCGTCTCGGGCACGACCGTGCGCGGGCTCGAGGACGACGGCACCGAGAAGTGGACCCATGAGGATCCCGAGCCGCTCCAGCTGCTCTGCGCCGGGGAGCGCCTGGCCTACGCCGTCCGCCCCGAGGAGGGCACGCTCGTGGTGCTGGACACGAACCACGGCCTGATGGTCCAGCCCTACGACGTCGACCTGACCGGACCGCTCGCCGTCCCCCAGGTGTTCTCCGCGGACACCGCCGCCGCCGTGCGCATCGAGGAGCAGTTCTTCCTGGTCACCACCGAGTTCGACGAGGACTTCGGCCTGCGGGAATGA
- a CDS encoding M56 family metallopeptidase encodes MTLPLFALLTLALVLLALTGPRLVRWSSPLLMRAPRLASGLLLGALAVWSTAAAVLSVALAGLPSGPRLLAGSAGEVCQRCLAAASPFAAAPVELPVPMAALLLLPLAGTVLMGTAAVRGLLRRARSTRSVLAEVRASAVRTVLAGHRVLLVPDPTPLAFALPRRRGGIVVSRGLLDSLGADELSAVLEHEAAHLAQHHHTLLAVLEAMVGPLRLIPLFDAVAVAVPHLLEIAADDASRHRSGTPALASALLTLGECGAPGPSAAPGALLHARGPAGIGPDRIGHLVSPAAARSALVPVVTLSALLAALLGLAAVAVAPYAVLLLNGCPLLL; translated from the coding sequence GTGACGCTTCCCCTGTTCGCGCTGCTCACCCTCGCGCTCGTCCTGCTCGCATTGACCGGTCCGCGCCTGGTGCGCTGGAGCTCCCCGCTGCTGATGCGCGCCCCGCGCCTGGCCTCCGGGCTGCTGCTCGGGGCCCTGGCGGTGTGGTCGACGGCGGCGGCGGTGCTCAGCGTGGCCCTGGCCGGGCTGCCCAGCGGTCCCCGGCTGCTCGCGGGCTCCGCCGGCGAGGTCTGCCAGCGCTGCCTCGCCGCGGCCAGCCCCTTCGCCGCCGCCCCGGTCGAGCTGCCGGTGCCGATGGCGGCCCTGCTCCTGCTGCCACTGGCCGGGACCGTGCTGATGGGGACGGCCGCCGTGCGGGGGTTGCTCCGCCGGGCCCGATCCACGCGGTCCGTCCTCGCCGAGGTGCGGGCGTCGGCGGTGCGCACCGTCCTCGCCGGACATCGGGTGCTGCTGGTCCCGGATCCGACGCCGCTGGCGTTCGCGCTGCCGCGCCGCCGCGGAGGCATCGTCGTCTCCCGCGGCCTGCTGGACTCCCTGGGCGCGGACGAGCTCTCCGCCGTCCTCGAGCATGAGGCGGCCCATCTCGCCCAGCACCATCACACGCTGCTGGCGGTGCTGGAGGCGATGGTCGGCCCGCTGCGCCTCATCCCGCTGTTCGATGCGGTCGCGGTCGCGGTGCCGCACCTGCTGGAGATCGCCGCGGACGACGCCTCCCGGCACCGCAGCGGCACCCCGGCCCTGGCCAGCGCACTGCTCACCCTCGGCGAGTGCGGGGCCCCCGGGCCGTCAGCCGCGCCCGGCGCCCTGCTGCACGCGAGGGGACCGGCGGGCATCGGACCCGACCGGATCGGGCACCTGGTCTCCCCGGCGGCCGCGCGCTCGGCGCTGGTGCCGGTCGTCACGCTGTCCGCCCTGCTGGCGGCGCTGCTCGGCCTCGCGGCGGTCGCCGTCGCCCCCTATGCCGTGCTGCTGCTGAACGGCTGCCCGCTGCTGCTGTGA
- a CDS encoding BlaI/MecI/CopY family transcriptional regulator, whose amino-acid sequence MSGTEDSRPFQQVRLGTLEQQVMEQLWEHEELTIRELISGLGDHHAYTTIATVLSNLGRKDLVSGCRVGRSVRYRPRHPRSEHAARLMEQALSSSNDRSASILRFVKGMDDREAALLREYLNGHDGTGAPDPGSAPA is encoded by the coding sequence ATGAGCGGGACCGAGGACTCCCGACCCTTCCAGCAGGTGCGTCTGGGGACCCTGGAGCAGCAGGTGATGGAGCAGCTGTGGGAGCACGAGGAGCTGACGATCCGCGAGCTGATCTCCGGCCTGGGCGACCACCACGCATACACCACGATCGCCACGGTGCTCTCGAATCTCGGGCGCAAGGACCTGGTCTCCGGCTGCCGGGTGGGGCGCTCGGTGCGGTATCGACCGCGCCACCCGCGCTCGGAGCACGCCGCCCGACTGATGGAGCAGGCGCTGTCCAGCAGCAATGACCGCAGCGCCTCGATCCTGCGCTTCGTCAAGGGCATGGACGATCGGGAGGCCGCGCTGCTGCGCGAGTACCTCAACGGCCACGACGGCACCGGCGCCCCGGATCCCGGATCGGCGCCGGCGTGA
- a CDS encoding amidohydrolase, which translates to MLIRQVRPFDAATGEAPDAPVDLRIHDGVITEIAPDLSPVPGEEALDGEGALAIPGLWDRHVHTGQLAQAHARLDTGGAGSVGVILELVRAELAARREAGMRDQALVGFGHRLVDFAVQPTVPALDEATGSVPTVLIGGDAHHAWLNSAALHRLALPPRDGIVAEEEWFSVVPLLPVLPGVADAVATGAAMMQRQALQRGVVGLVDMEWGRPWETWPLRAPRMRIRTSVYPEELAAAPGPTGTVLDARGLVTMGPLKVIVDGALGSHSAYTRDAYTDGHGYAGRGVLSVGPQALRDALAQAKAQGLDAAVHAIGDAAAQVALEAIRAVGITASIEHAQMLTEDDIDAMAALGVTASVQPAHLLDDRDATESLWPGHGTQAFRLRDLLRAGVPLALGSDAPVAPLDPWLAMAAAVHRSADERSGWHPEQQLQPREALAASTDGVTSLQVGGVGDVVLLEEDPFADVPLGADGLMDDSAARETAERLRETWVLATVVAGRLEARL; encoded by the coding sequence GTGCTGATCAGACAGGTGCGGCCGTTCGACGCCGCCACGGGCGAAGCTCCTGACGCGCCGGTGGACCTGCGGATCCATGACGGCGTGATCACCGAGATCGCCCCGGACCTCTCCCCCGTGCCCGGCGAGGAGGCCCTGGACGGCGAGGGAGCGCTCGCGATCCCCGGGCTGTGGGACCGGCATGTCCACACCGGGCAGCTCGCGCAGGCCCATGCCCGCCTGGACACCGGCGGCGCGGGCAGCGTGGGGGTGATCCTCGAGCTGGTGCGGGCCGAGCTGGCCGCGCGCCGCGAGGCGGGCATGAGGGATCAGGCGCTGGTCGGGTTCGGGCATCGCCTGGTGGACTTCGCCGTGCAGCCGACGGTGCCGGCGCTCGACGAGGCGACGGGCTCGGTCCCGACGGTGCTGATCGGCGGGGATGCCCACCATGCCTGGCTGAACTCGGCGGCGCTGCATCGGCTGGCGCTGCCCCCGCGGGACGGGATCGTGGCCGAGGAGGAGTGGTTCTCGGTGGTCCCCCTGCTGCCGGTGCTGCCCGGGGTCGCCGATGCCGTTGCGACCGGGGCGGCGATGATGCAGCGGCAGGCGCTGCAGCGCGGGGTGGTGGGGCTGGTGGACATGGAGTGGGGGCGTCCCTGGGAGACCTGGCCGTTGCGTGCGCCGCGGATGCGGATCCGCACCTCCGTCTATCCCGAGGAGCTCGCGGCGGCCCCCGGCCCGACGGGGACGGTGCTGGATGCGCGGGGCCTGGTGACGATGGGCCCGCTGAAGGTGATCGTCGACGGGGCGCTCGGCTCCCATTCGGCATACACCCGCGATGCGTACACCGACGGCCATGGCTATGCCGGGCGCGGGGTCCTCAGCGTGGGCCCGCAGGCGCTGCGGGACGCCCTTGCCCAGGCGAAGGCCCAGGGGCTCGACGCGGCGGTGCATGCGATCGGCGATGCCGCCGCGCAGGTCGCGCTCGAGGCGATCCGGGCCGTCGGCATCACCGCGAGCATCGAGCATGCGCAGATGCTCACCGAAGACGACATCGACGCGATGGCGGCCCTCGGCGTCACCGCCTCCGTGCAGCCCGCGCACCTGCTGGACGATCGTGATGCCACCGAGTCCCTCTGGCCCGGCCACGGCACCCAGGCCTTCCGGCTGCGGGATCTGCTGCGCGCCGGGGTGCCGCTCGCGCTGGGTTCCGATGCCCCGGTCGCGCCGCTGGACCCGTGGCTGGCGATGGCCGCCGCCGTGCACCGCAGCGCCGATGAGCGCTCGGGCTGGCATCCCGAGCAGCAGCTGCAGCCCCGCGAGGCCCTCGCCGCCTCGACCGACGGCGTCACCTCCCTCCAGGTGGGCGGGGTGGGTGATGTGGTGCTGCTGGAGGAGGACCCCTTCGCCGACGTGCCGCTGGGGGCCGACGGCCTGATGGACGACTCCGCGGCCCGGGAGACGGCGGAGCGGCTGCGGGAGACCTGGGTGCTGGCGACCGTGGTCGCTGGACGGCTCGAGGCCCGGCTCTGA
- a CDS encoding ABC transporter ATP-binding protein, translating into MTTTTAPVPDTSTITAAISLCGVTRTYGGVRALDSLDLEIRPGEIVALLGPNGAGKSTAMEMMVGIATPEAGQVHILGTDPATATRTGLIGTMLQAGALLPDQSVRSMLRMLHSLQAHPMPMDEVVSQADVGELLRRKMGALSGGQAQRVRFAIALLGDPQVLLLDEPTVGMDIGARRAFWGQMRAVAATGRTVVFATHQLEEAEREAARVVVMDRGRVVADGTGAEISAAVAGRVITLGGVAPAQIANLPGVESAAADETDPRRVRALCTDSDAALAALFTGPLAAEVHEVLVSAPGLEEAFLRITDHDADHEGDRR; encoded by the coding sequence ATGACCACGACGACCGCGCCCGTTCCCGACACCTCGACCATCACCGCTGCGATCAGCCTCTGCGGCGTCACCAGGACCTACGGCGGCGTTCGCGCCCTGGACAGCCTCGACCTCGAGATCCGCCCCGGCGAGATCGTCGCGCTGCTGGGCCCCAACGGTGCCGGCAAATCCACCGCGATGGAGATGATGGTGGGGATCGCGACACCGGAGGCCGGGCAGGTGCACATCCTCGGCACCGACCCAGCCACCGCCACCCGCACCGGACTGATCGGCACCATGCTCCAGGCCGGCGCGCTGCTGCCCGACCAGAGCGTCCGCTCGATGCTGCGGATGCTCCACTCCCTGCAGGCCCACCCCATGCCGATGGACGAGGTCGTCTCCCAGGCCGATGTCGGTGAGCTGCTGCGGCGGAAGATGGGGGCGCTCTCCGGCGGGCAGGCCCAGCGGGTCCGCTTCGCGATCGCCCTGCTCGGCGACCCGCAGGTGCTGCTGCTGGACGAGCCCACCGTCGGCATGGACATCGGCGCCCGCCGCGCCTTCTGGGGCCAGATGCGCGCCGTCGCCGCGACCGGCCGCACCGTCGTCTTCGCCACCCATCAGCTCGAGGAGGCCGAGCGCGAGGCCGCCCGCGTCGTGGTCATGGATCGCGGCCGCGTGGTCGCCGACGGCACCGGCGCCGAGATCAGCGCCGCCGTCGCCGGGCGCGTGATCACCCTGGGCGGCGTCGCGCCCGCCCAGATCGCGAACCTTCCCGGGGTCGAGAGCGCCGCGGCCGACGAGACCGACCCGCGCCGGGTGCGCGCCCTCTGCACGGACTCCGATGCGGCACTGGCCGCACTGTTCACCGGACCCCTCGCCGCCGAGGTCCACGAGGTCCTGGTCTCCGCACCCGGCCTCGAGGAGGCGTTCTTGCGCATCACCGACCACGACGCCGACCACGAAGGAGACCGCCGATGA
- a CDS encoding ABC transporter permease: MSHPAATAAGTTTDLRSSAMTSPPENITLTSTAPAARAAAAPSDASRTLRYALHTTAMTVTDVMFMVFTIAMPVGMYLLFGMMFGDQGGGEARGMIMVNMAAYGGLGAAVTAGTQIQEDQRTGFLRQLIVAGLSPRSFLAGSVMAASAVIIPALIAVSVVGLATGVEVGPAAFLLTIVVLWLGLLPTILIGIVLGMVLKGGTAMAGGVVTMMAMAIFGGLWMPLEMFPTWMQQIGHAIPTYWISQLGQWSMYGGDLPVTGLLVIGAWTLGLGVLCALSLRGAVGLKRR, translated from the coding sequence ATGAGCCACCCCGCCGCCACCGCTGCAGGAACCACCACCGACCTTCGGAGCTCCGCCATGACGTCACCGCCCGAGAACATCACGCTCACGTCCACAGCGCCTGCCGCCCGCGCCGCGGCCGCCCCCTCGGACGCCTCCCGCACTCTGCGCTATGCGCTGCACACCACGGCGATGACCGTCACCGACGTCATGTTCATGGTCTTCACCATCGCGATGCCGGTGGGGATGTACCTGCTGTTCGGGATGATGTTCGGCGACCAGGGCGGGGGAGAGGCCCGCGGGATGATCATGGTGAACATGGCCGCCTACGGCGGGCTCGGCGCCGCCGTCACCGCCGGCACCCAGATCCAGGAGGACCAGCGCACCGGCTTCCTGCGCCAGCTGATCGTCGCCGGGCTGTCGCCGCGCTCCTTCCTGGCCGGTTCCGTGATGGCCGCCAGCGCCGTCATCATCCCGGCGCTGATCGCGGTGAGCGTGGTGGGGCTCGCGACCGGCGTCGAGGTCGGCCCGGCCGCATTCCTCCTCACCATCGTGGTGCTCTGGCTGGGGCTGCTGCCCACGATCCTCATCGGCATCGTGCTCGGCATGGTGCTCAAGGGCGGCACCGCGATGGCCGGCGGCGTCGTCACCATGATGGCGATGGCGATCTTCGGCGGGCTCTGGATGCCGCTGGAGATGTTCCCGACCTGGATGCAGCAGATCGGTCACGCGATCCCCACCTACTGGATCTCCCAGCTGGGGCAGTGGTCGATGTACGGCGGAGACCTGCCGGTGACCGGGCTGCTGGTGATCGGTGCCTGGACCCTCGGGCTCGGCGTGCTGTGCGCCCTCAGCCTGCGCGGCGCGGTGGGCCTGAAGCGCCGCTGA
- a CDS encoding sensor histidine kinase, with the protein MRTREAIERETWVRGTEAEAAARPVTPRGILRAAKESGGLAFSIPPVLFIMIPVVFAWTQAPARAALLVTVMLALYALLFVATSGIGLYPLRIRVLWFAACTLLLLAMIPLLGPNLLFMVMFQAMTHVLLLPWRWALPSMLLMSLTVVVLAFVLDVPIAAGLAVMGTVMSWGIGYGVRQQMLQEQLEAAQQRNAVLAVAAERERIGRDLHDLVGHSLTSLTISAQLARRLLDSDPEAARIQLEHIEVTVRQALADVRATASGMQHVRAATEIASARTVLGTVGIQAEVPTALPPLHDDLAELFGFVIREGVTNIVRHSRATRAEIRVDENSVSVEDDGVGIAQGAERSGLRGLEARVALAGGRLEVASSETGTRVTAVMGATS; encoded by the coding sequence ATGCGGACACGTGAGGCGATCGAGCGGGAGACCTGGGTGCGCGGCACCGAGGCAGAGGCCGCGGCACGCCCCGTCACCCCGCGCGGGATCCTGCGGGCAGCGAAGGAGTCCGGCGGGCTCGCCTTCTCGATCCCCCCGGTGCTGTTCATCATGATCCCCGTCGTGTTCGCGTGGACCCAGGCGCCCGCCCGCGCGGCGCTGCTGGTGACGGTGATGCTCGCGCTCTATGCGCTCCTGTTCGTCGCCACCAGCGGCATCGGCCTCTACCCGCTGCGGATACGGGTGCTCTGGTTCGCGGCCTGCACCCTGCTGCTGCTGGCCATGATCCCGCTGCTCGGACCGAACCTGCTGTTCATGGTGATGTTCCAGGCCATGACGCACGTGCTGCTGCTGCCCTGGCGCTGGGCGCTGCCCTCGATGCTGCTGATGAGCCTGACCGTCGTGGTGCTCGCCTTCGTCCTGGACGTGCCGATCGCGGCCGGCCTGGCGGTGATGGGCACAGTGATGTCCTGGGGCATCGGGTACGGGGTGCGCCAGCAGATGCTCCAGGAGCAGCTCGAGGCCGCCCAGCAGCGCAACGCCGTGCTCGCCGTCGCCGCGGAGCGCGAGCGGATCGGCCGCGACCTCCACGACCTCGTCGGCCACTCCCTCACCTCGCTGACCATCTCCGCGCAGCTCGCCCGCCGCCTGCTGGACTCGGACCCCGAGGCGGCCCGCATCCAGCTCGAGCACATCGAGGTCACCGTGCGCCAGGCGCTCGCGGACGTCCGCGCGACCGCCAGCGGCATGCAGCACGTGCGCGCCGCGACCGAGATCGCCTCCGCCCGCACGGTGCTGGGCACCGTCGGCATCCAGGCCGAGGTCCCCACCGCGCTGCCCCCGTTGCACGACGACCTCGCCGAGCTGTTCGGCTTCGTCATCCGCGAAGGGGTCACCAACATCGTGCGCCACTCCCGCGCCACCCGCGCCGAGATCCGCGTCGACGAGAACTCCGTGAGCGTCGAGGACGACGGCGTCGGCATCGCCCAGGGCGCGGAGCGCTCCGGGCTGCGCGGCCTCGAGGCGCGGGTGGCGCTCGCCGGCGGTCGCCTCGAGGTGGCCTCCAGCGAGACCGGCACCCGCGTCACCGCAGTGATGGGAGCGACCTCATGA
- a CDS encoding response regulator transcription factor encodes MIRLVVADDQAILRSGLVALLGLESDVEVVGEAADGAGTLAAVAEHHPDVLLLDVQMPAGTTADGKPGPKDGIAVAETLRGAAQAPRIIVLTTFGRAGYLRRTMEAGAGGFMVKDTPVEQLVDAIRRVHQGLRVVDPELAAQSLAVGSSPLTLKETEVLQAAAAGGTTARIAQSLFLSEGTVRNHISAAIGKLGVTGRAEAVRAASENGWI; translated from the coding sequence ATGATCCGCCTGGTGGTCGCGGACGACCAGGCGATCCTGCGCTCCGGCCTGGTCGCGCTGCTGGGCCTGGAATCCGATGTGGAGGTGGTGGGGGAGGCGGCCGACGGGGCGGGCACCCTCGCCGCCGTCGCCGAGCATCACCCCGATGTGCTGCTGCTGGACGTGCAGATGCCGGCCGGCACCACGGCCGACGGGAAGCCCGGACCGAAGGACGGCATCGCCGTCGCCGAGACCCTGCGAGGAGCCGCGCAGGCGCCGCGGATCATCGTGCTGACCACCTTCGGCAGGGCCGGCTACCTGCGCCGCACCATGGAGGCCGGGGCCGGCGGGTTCATGGTCAAGGACACCCCCGTCGAGCAGCTGGTGGACGCGATCCGCCGCGTCCACCAGGGATTGCGGGTGGTGGATCCGGAGCTGGCCGCCCAGTCCCTCGCCGTCGGCTCCAGCCCGCTGACGCTCAAGGAGACCGAGGTGCTGCAGGCCGCCGCCGCCGGCGGCACCACCGCCCGCATCGCCCAGTCCCTCTTCCTCTCCGAGGGCACCGTGCGCAACCACATCTCCGCCGCGATCGGGAAGCTCGGGGTGACGGGCCGTGCCGAGGCCGTGAGGGCCGCCTCCGAGAACGGCTGGATCTGA
- a CDS encoding bile acid:sodium symporter family protein, with the protein MTTIESLLGMLINISVPAFAIASMLSMGLRTPLRAFRRQLRDRRTVFAVLGANFVVVPAVGTLLIWLMEGLLPHQTGEGFVIALCAAGAPFVLQLGAMARIPYGETAGPMAVLLLGSILFMPLVVPFLLQDVSVHGWSVARLLLGTMLSPMIAGIVIAAVWPGRADRFARIAGGVAAVSAVLMFLSGFGANSGLVLSLVFSPVLLVAAGLVALAFVAGRFAGDLAGETLTVPDGPAILTSQRNIAAALLVARTGTGGADGDGSIVVAILLLSAVGFVMLVPYALLSGVLRRHRAGEKISLGVLLGVVGPKSD; encoded by the coding sequence GTGACCACGATCGAATCCCTGCTCGGCATGCTGATCAACATCAGCGTCCCGGCCTTCGCGATCGCGTCCATGCTCTCGATGGGGCTGCGCACCCCGCTGCGCGCCTTCCGCCGGCAGCTGCGCGACCGTCGCACCGTCTTCGCCGTGCTCGGTGCGAACTTCGTGGTGGTCCCGGCCGTGGGCACCCTGCTGATCTGGCTTATGGAGGGGCTGCTCCCGCACCAGACCGGCGAGGGCTTCGTCATCGCCCTGTGCGCCGCCGGCGCCCCCTTCGTGCTGCAGCTCGGGGCGATGGCGCGCATCCCCTACGGCGAGACCGCCGGACCGATGGCGGTGCTGCTGCTCGGCTCGATCCTCTTCATGCCGCTGGTGGTGCCGTTCCTGCTGCAGGACGTGTCCGTCCACGGCTGGTCGGTGGCACGGCTGCTGCTGGGCACCATGCTCTCGCCGATGATCGCGGGCATCGTCATCGCCGCCGTCTGGCCGGGGCGCGCCGATCGGTTCGCGCGCATCGCGGGCGGTGTCGCCGCGGTCTCCGCGGTGCTGATGTTCCTCTCCGGCTTCGGGGCGAACAGCGGTCTGGTGCTGAGCCTGGTGTTCTCTCCAGTGCTGCTGGTGGCCGCAGGCCTGGTGGCGCTGGCGTTCGTCGCCGGGCGCTTCGCCGGTGACCTGGCAGGGGAGACCCTCACCGTGCCCGACGGCCCCGCGATCCTCACCAGCCAGCGCAACATCGCCGCCGCCCTGCTGGTGGCCCGCACCGGGACCGGCGGAGCGGACGGCGACGGCTCGATCGTGGTCGCGATCCTGCTGCTCAGCGCCGTCGGCTTCGTGATGCTGGTGCCCTACGCCCTGCTCAGCGGGGTGCTGCGCCGCCACCGGGCGGGGGAGAAGATCTCCCTCGGGGTGCTGCTGGGCGTCGTCGGCCCGAAGAGCGACTGA
- a CDS encoding ABC transporter ATP-binding protein produces MSSLLRIIRFTRALAPLYTAIIVCSVLTAVAGLAVPFLIGHATDTVAGAVNGQTATGTAVRTVLLIAGAVLLAELAVTVISNVGGWFGDVMSNRMRTILSVRYYDKLLHLPQRWFDGEITGTIVARLNRSITEITNFTKMMSNSFASMLITTVAVLAISAWYAWPLTVLLLIVFPVYVWLTSLTSVKWQRLEGRKNEQIDIASGRFAEVVGQIRVVKSFVRERGELEDFSRRFRSTDATTREQSTHWHRMDVIRRAFLNLIFFGIYAIIFVRTVQGAFSLGEMVLLVQLMAMAKAPVESMSWVIDSAQRAIAGSKDYFRVMETAVDPRTAAVMAARPVDARDAGHADGTAGELPTPAGESAPAAALAVSPVPGAPVVAFREVSFAYEDDDDVLHGIDFQIDRGEKIALVGESGGGKSTIVNLLLGLYEPRRGSVEVVGHPSAELPLDQLRARIGVVFQDASLFSGTIRENIAYGRPEASEEEVVAAARRANAEAFILRFPDGYEQVIGERGLKLSGGQRQRIAVARAILKDAPVLVLDEATSALDTKAEIQVQKGLDELMTGRTSLIIAHRLSTIAEVDRIITLRDGNIDEIGSPAELATSGGIYAQLLALQSSGDSRKLAKFDITG; encoded by the coding sequence GTGTCCTCCCTGCTGCGCATCATCCGCTTCACCCGTGCCCTCGCCCCGCTGTACACCGCGATCATCGTCTGCTCGGTGCTCACCGCGGTCGCGGGCCTGGCGGTCCCCTTCCTGATCGGTCATGCCACAGACACCGTGGCCGGCGCTGTGAACGGCCAGACCGCGACCGGCACCGCAGTGCGGACCGTGCTCCTGATCGCCGGGGCGGTGCTGCTGGCGGAGCTGGCCGTGACCGTGATCTCCAACGTTGGCGGATGGTTCGGCGACGTGATGAGCAACCGGATGCGCACCATCCTCTCGGTGCGCTACTACGACAAGCTGCTGCACCTGCCGCAGCGCTGGTTCGACGGCGAGATCACCGGCACCATCGTGGCCCGGTTGAACCGTTCGATCACCGAGATCACGAACTTCACCAAGATGATGTCGAACTCCTTCGCCTCGATGCTGATCACCACCGTCGCGGTGCTCGCCATCAGCGCCTGGTACGCCTGGCCGCTCACCGTGCTGCTGCTCATCGTGTTCCCCGTCTACGTGTGGCTGACCTCGTTGACCTCCGTGAAGTGGCAGCGCCTCGAGGGGCGCAAGAACGAGCAGATCGATATCGCCTCGGGCCGCTTCGCCGAGGTGGTCGGCCAGATCCGGGTGGTGAAGTCCTTCGTGCGCGAGCGCGGGGAGCTCGAGGACTTCTCCCGCCGCTTCCGCTCCACCGATGCGACCACCCGCGAGCAGTCCACCCACTGGCACCGGATGGACGTGATCCGGCGGGCGTTCCTGAACCTCATCTTCTTCGGGATCTACGCGATCATCTTCGTGCGCACCGTGCAGGGTGCCTTCTCCCTCGGCGAGATGGTGCTGCTGGTGCAGCTGATGGCCATGGCCAAGGCGCCGGTGGAGTCGATGAGCTGGGTGATCGACTCCGCGCAGCGCGCGATCGCCGGCTCCAAGGACTACTTCCGGGTGATGGAGACCGCGGTCGATCCGCGTACCGCCGCGGTGATGGCCGCACGGCCCGTCGATGCACGGGATGCGGGTCATGCGGACGGCACGGCGGGGGAGCTGCCGACGCCCGCGGGCGAGAGCGCGCCCGCCGCTGCGCTCGCCGTCTCGCCGGTGCCGGGCGCCCCCGTCGTCGCCTTTAGGGAGGTGTCCTTCGCCTACGAGGACGACGACGACGTGCTGCACGGCATCGATTTCCAGATCGACCGTGGCGAGAAGATCGCGCTGGTGGGTGAGTCCGGCGGCGGCAAGTCCACCATCGTGAACCTGCTGCTGGGGCTCTACGAGCCGCGTCGTGGCAGCGTGGAGGTGGTGGGCCATCCCAGCGCGGAGCTGCCGCTGGACCAGCTGCGTGCCCGCATCGGCGTGGTCTTCCAGGACGCCTCCCTGTTCTCCGGCACGATCCGCGAGAACATCGCCTACGGCCGCCCCGAGGCGAGCGAGGAGGAGGTGGTCGCCGCTGCGCGCCGCGCCAACGCCGAGGCGTTCATCCTCCGCTTCCCCGACGGCTACGAGCAGGTGATCGGGGAGCGCGGGCTGAAGCTCTCCGGCGGGCAGCGACAGCGGATCGCGGTGGCCCGCGCGATCCTCAAGGACGCTCCGGTGCTGGTGCTGGACGAGGCGACCTCGGCATTGGACACCAAGGCCGAGATCCAGGTGCAGAAGGGACTGGACGAGCTGATGACCGGCCGCACCTCGCTGATCATCGCCCACCGCCTCTCCACCATCGCCGAGGTGGATCGCATCATCACCCTGCGCGACGGCAACATCGACGAGATCGGCTCTCCCGCCGAGCTCGCGACCTCCGGCGGGATCTACGCCCAGCTGCTCGCGCTGCAGAGCTCCGGGGACAGCCGCAAGCTCGCGAAGTTCGACATCACCGGCTGA